The Altererythrobacter sp. ZODW24 genome window below encodes:
- the ftsE gene encoding cell division ATP-binding protein FtsE has protein sequence MSGAEGDVVQFDNVGLRYGSGKEVLSDVSFTLYPGSFYFLTGASGAGKTSLLKMLYLAQRPSRGMIRMFGTEIITMPRTRLPGFRRRLGVVFQDFRLVEHLSAFDNVALPLRVSGVPEADLRKPVADMLDWVGLTHRADARPATLSGGEQQRVAIARAVIGRPELLVADEPTGNVDPDMALKLLRLFESLNRLGTTVVVATHDVHLLKKVPDSMIMRLDKGRLSDPTGMLRYPPGRGSVGRKPV, from the coding sequence ATGAGCGGCGCGGAGGGCGATGTTGTCCAGTTCGATAATGTCGGATTGAGATACGGTTCTGGGAAGGAAGTCTTGAGCGATGTTTCGTTCACGCTTTACCCGGGCAGCTTCTACTTTCTCACCGGTGCCAGCGGCGCGGGGAAGACCTCTTTGCTGAAGATGCTATATCTCGCCCAGCGTCCATCGCGCGGGATGATCCGCATGTTCGGAACCGAGATTATCACGATGCCGCGCACCCGCTTGCCGGGCTTCCGCCGGCGGCTCGGTGTTGTTTTCCAGGATTTCCGGCTGGTCGAGCATCTGTCCGCTTTTGACAATGTAGCGCTGCCATTGCGCGTTTCCGGCGTGCCGGAGGCTGACTTGCGCAAGCCGGTTGCTGATATGCTCGACTGGGTCGGGCTGACACATCGTGCGGACGCGCGGCCAGCGACGCTTTCGGGCGGGGAGCAACAGCGCGTTGCTATCGCCCGCGCCGTGATTGGACGGCCTGAATTGCTCGTTGCTGATGAACCGACCGGTAACGTCGACCCTGACATGGCGCTTAAACTGCTTCGTTTGTTTGAGTCGCTCAACCGGCTAGGCACGACGGTGGTGGTTGCGACCCATGATGTGCACTTGCTCAAGAAAGTGCCCGATTCGATGATTATGCGGCTGGATAAGGGGCGGCTGTCCGATCCCACCGGCATGCTGCGCTATCCCCCGGGGCGCGGCAGTGTGGGGCGCAAGCCGGTATGA
- a CDS encoding zinc-ribbon domain-containing protein: MIIACPACATRYVVPDSAIGVEGRTVRCAKCRHSWFQDNTPLDLPDEAPTQTASPPAPPPPPPAPEPEPVAEAAAEPEAAGNTAPAAEEEVVAEPEPARPSIDVRPDVQEGEPPLSRPVPPPPPVMESYEDDYSHFDSEPPFRARRNPLKLWTAAAAVFAFIALGTIAAVSYWGLPEWVPVSRPTFAAQQPDLVLDFPGDKQDRRTLPNGTEFFGASGTVTNVGREAHALPPILIVLRDGRERIVYEWEVAPPQASLAPGESVTINEAVTDVPRSAKFADIGWKPQ; the protein is encoded by the coding sequence ATGATCATCGCCTGCCCTGCTTGCGCGACGCGCTACGTTGTCCCCGACAGCGCCATCGGGGTGGAAGGCCGCACTGTGCGCTGCGCGAAATGTCGCCATAGTTGGTTTCAGGACAACACACCCTTAGACCTGCCAGACGAAGCGCCCACGCAAACGGCGTCACCTCCCGCCCCGCCACCTCCTCCTCCGGCCCCAGAGCCGGAGCCAGTCGCCGAAGCAGCGGCAGAACCCGAGGCTGCTGGGAACACTGCCCCTGCTGCGGAAGAAGAGGTCGTTGCAGAACCCGAGCCAGCGCGCCCTTCGATTGATGTTCGGCCAGATGTGCAGGAAGGCGAACCGCCATTATCGCGCCCTGTCCCGCCCCCGCCGCCGGTCATGGAATCATACGAAGACGATTACTCGCACTTCGATTCCGAACCGCCATTCCGCGCGCGCCGCAATCCACTGAAGCTTTGGACTGCCGCTGCAGCCGTATTTGCCTTCATCGCACTGGGTACGATTGCTGCGGTCAGTTATTGGGGATTACCCGAATGGGTGCCGGTCAGCCGGCCGACCTTTGCCGCCCAGCAACCCGATCTCGTGCTCGATTTTCCCGGCGACAAACAGGATCGCCGCACCCTGCCCAACGGCACAGAATTTTTCGGCGCTAGCGGCACTGTTACCAACGTAGGCCGCGAAGCCCATGCACTCCCGCCGATCTTGATCGTCTTGCGTGATGGGCGTGAGCGGATTGTCTATGAATGGGAAGTCGCTCCGCCGCAGGCGAGCCTCGCGCCGGGTGAAAGCGTGACGATCAATGAAGCGGTTACCGATGTACCGCGCTCAGCCAAGTTTGCTGATATCGGCTGGAAACCCCAATAA